One Polaribacter reichenbachii genomic window, TTCAAAAAAGTTCTCGACACAAATTTTTCATTCTTCAAAATTCACTCGAACTGAAAGTGTAGGAAAACTATTTCTTATTTATCTCTTTTAAAATAGATTCTAGCTCAGTAACATCCATATTGTTTTCTTTTACAAAAAACGATACCAAACTTTTAAAAGAACCATTAAAATAACCATTCATTAATTTGTGTAAACTTTGGTTACTATACGTTTCTTTATCAATTAAAGGGTAATAAGTATAGCCTCTTCCTTCTGGTTTATGCCCAACAAATTCTTTGGTTTCTAAAATTCTAATAATGGTAGAAACTGTATTGTAAGCTGGTTTGGGCTCTGGTAATTTTTCTATGATTTCTTTTACAGAAGATGCTTCTAAATTCCATAAAACTTGCATAATCTGTTCTTCTGCTTTTGTTAATTGCTTTTGCATATTTTTTAACTAATCTTTTAGTTCAATAAAACAAATATAACTAAAAAACTAGTTTAAACTAATTTTTTAGTTTAAAAATAATACTATTTTAATTCGATTACAGATTTTTACCCAAATAAAAAAGGCTTGTAATTCAACAAATTACAAGCCTTTTAAAATATTTAATAAGAAATATATTATTCCTTTTCTGCCATCTTTTTTACATAGTCAGTTACAATAACTATTTGTGTAGCACCTACTTTACCCTCAATATATTTTGCATTTTCGTGGTCTAAAGAAATTCTACGAACAGCTGTACCTTGTTTTGCAACCATACTAGAACCTTTTACTTTTAAGTCTTTTATCAATACAACAGAATCTCCTGATTGTAAAATTGCACCATTAGCATCTCTATGAATTATCTTTTCGCTTTCTGATAAATGATCTCCTGTTTCTTTTGCAAAACGAATTTCATCATCTTCTAAATACATCATTCCTAATAAGTCTTGTGGCCAACCTTCGTTTTTTAAACGATGTAACATTCGCCAAACTGTAACTTTTACAGGCGTAAATTCACTCCACATAGCATCATTTAAACAACGCCAATGATTTACATCTACTTCCTCAGGATTTTCTATTTGAGTTATACAAGTTTCACAAGCCAAAATACTACCATCAAAACCACCAGTAGAAACTGGTTTAACTTCGTAAATAGATAAATTATTTGTTGCTGAACACAGTTCGCATTGGTTACCACTTCTCTTTTCTAAATCTTGTTGTAAGCTCATAAATTCATTTTATTCTAAAAGCAAAAGTAAACAAACACTTTTATTTATTGAGTTGAAAAAAAGGAATTAAAAAGTTTTTGTTTTAAATAACTTAAGTAAATAAGTTCTCGCAAAAATACTTCTTAAATTTGCAGTATAAATTTAAGTATGATTAAAGCTTTTATAAGACATATTAAAAGTATCCAATTTATAAAAGGGGTTTTAGTTGCATTGGCAATGGCAATTCCTGTTTTTATATCTATCTATTTTTTTAATAGTATGGATATTGGTTTTAGTATTGCACTTGGTGCTATATTAAGTGCACCTGCAGATACAAGTGGTAGTTTAAAACATAAGTTTTACGGTATTTTAGCCTCTATTTTTTTAGCTTTTACAATTACATTACTTATCGGTTATTTTAGCGATTATTTGCCTATAATAATTCCATTATTAATAATTTTAGTTTTTTCTGTTTCCTATATTTCTGTTTTTGGTTTTAGAGCTTCATTAATTTCTTTAGCGGGTTTATTAGCCTTGGTTCTAGCCTTTGCTTACGATAGTGTAGAGATTTCTGTTTTTCAGCATTCTTTATTTATTGTATTTGGTGGTCTTTGGTATTTATTTTTAACCATAGCAACACAATTGATTTTTCCTCAAGTTCAAACCGATTTCTTATTTGTTAACTTATTAGAAAAAACTGCCAATTTTATAAAATTAAGAGGTGAATTATTAGTTGAAAAAAACGATAGAGCTTTACTCTTAGAAACCAGTTTTAAACTTCAAATAGAAATAAACGAATTACACGAAACAATAAGAGAAGTAATATTAGAAAAAAGATCTAATGCTGGTTTTAGCAATAGAATTAGACGTCAGCAATTAATATTTTCTAAAATTATAGAAATCTATGAGTTGGCAATTTCTAATCCTATTAATTATGATAAGTTCGATGAATTGTTTAACAATCATCCAGAGAAAATAGATGAATTTAAAGTTTTAATTTTCGAAATTTCTGAAAGATTACACCATATTTCTAAAGTTATTTTAAAGGAAGAAAAACTTTCTTTTAACACCAATTTTGATATCCTTCTTAAAAAAATAGAAAATCAGATTGAGTTATTTGAACTTCAGGTTGGTTTACCCGAATCTAGAGAAGATGTTATTCTGTTATTAAATTATAAAACTTACCAAGAAAAACAAATTCAGAATCTTGTAGATATTGTTAGAATATTAAGTAATTATTCTAAAAATGATAAAATTAGAGGCATAAAAAATGCCGAAAAATTTATAACTCCACATGATTATGATTTTAAAAAATTAAAAGGAAATTTTAGTATAAAATCGCCCATTTTTAGACATTCTTTACGATTAACACTTACCACATTAATCGGTTTTATAATTGGTAGTTTTATTGAATTACAACAATCTTATTGGATTTTACTGACCATCATCGTAATTATGAGACCTAGTTATAGTTTAACAAAAGAACGAACTAAAAACAGGGTTATAGGTACAATTATAGGTGCTTTTGTTGGTGTTGCCATTGTTTTAATTACACAAAACACAATTATTTATGCATTAATTGCTTTAACATCTTTAATAGTTGGTTTTTCTTTGGTAAAACAAAATTATAGAAATGGTGCTGCATTTATAACACTTTATGTTATTTTTATGTATGCTTTAATTTATCCTAATATTTTAGAAGTTATTCAGTTTAGAGTTTACGACACTTTAATTGGTGCTTCTTTAGCAATTGCAGGTAACTACTTATTTTGGCCAGCTTGGGAAGCCAAGAATATAAAAGATTACTTAAAAGATTCTACAAAAAGTTTTTCATCATTTTTAAAAGAAATTAATACATATTATCATAAAAAAGGAGAAACCTCAGTTAGTTATCGATTGGCTAGAAAAGATGCTTTTTTAAAAGTTGGTAATTTAAATGCTGCATATCAAAGGTTAATACAAGAACCAAAATCTAAACAAGAAAATAGCGCAATTATTTACGATTTGGTTTCTATAAGCAATACATTTTTATCTTCTCTTACTTCTTTAGGAATGTACATTAGAAGTAATGAAACTGGTATAGCACCAGAACAATTTGAAATTTATGTAAAACATATTTTAACCAATTTAGAAAGTGTTATTGATAAAACGAACAACATAGAAACCAACAATTCTCTAGATGCAAAAGGCTTAAAAATTGCCAAAAAAAACTACGAAAATCATTTTAAAAATTTATCATCTACCAGAGACCAAGAAATAGAAAAAGGGATACCTATTTCTAATGAAATGAAAGTTGCATTACATGAAACGCAGTTGGTTTTTGAGCAAGTGAGATGGCTACTTAATTTATCAGAAAATTTGGTAAAGAAAATAAATAAGATTTAAGTTTTAGTCAATTTCTAATGATGTAAATTGAAAACTTGTTCCATCAAACAAACCTTTATCAGATAGTTTTAAAGACGGAATAACCAACAGCGCCATAAAAGACAAACTCATATAAGGTGCCCTTAATTGGCTGCCCATTTCTTTAGCCATTTTATCTAATTCTGCATAGGCTTCACCAATTTCTTTGGCTGGTTTATCAGACATAATTCCTGCAACAGGTAATGAAACTATTTTTTCTTTGGATGATGTTACAGCACAAACTCCACCTCTATTTTCGATAATTAAATTTACTGCTTTGCAAATCATCTCATCAGAAACTCCTATTGCAATTATATTATGAGAATCGTGCCCAACAGAACTTGCAATTGCCCCTTCTTTTAATCCAAAATTTTTGATAAATGCTATTGATGGTTCAGCATTTTTATAACGATTTACAACCATCATTTTTAAAATATCAGTCTCAGTATTCGAAACTAAATTACCATTTTCTATTAAAGATTTTACTTCTATTTTATTGGTTACTAACTCACCATCTAAAGCTTCAATTACTTTAATTTTTGCTGATGAAGATTCAAATTTAAAATCTTCTACGTTCTTTTTGTCTGTATTAAAATTATTCAAAACTTCAAAGTCAACATCATTTACAAATGAGTTTCCGTTTTTGGCAACTAATTCACCACTAATATAGGTTTCTAAAACGTTGAATTTCTCTAGACTATCAACCACAATAAAATCAGCAAAATCATCTTTTTGTAATAAACCAACATCCAAACTATAATGTTTTACAGGATTGATACAAGCTGCTTGCAACACTTTAAAAACGTCAATTCCTTTAGCTACAGCTCTTTCACACAGTTGATTTATATGGCCTAACAACAAATCATCAGGATGTTTATCATCTGAGCAAAACATCATATGCTCATAATTATCTGGCAAAAGATTGATTAAAGCTTCAAAGTTTTTAGCAGCAGAACCTTCTCTAATAATTACTTTCATTCCTTTTTCTAGTTTCTCTTTGGCTTCATCAAAAGAAAAACATTCGTGATCTGTAGAAATGCCTGCAGCAATATATTTTGTAGCATCATCACCTCTTAAACCTGGTGCATGACCATCAATTGGTTTGTTGTTATTTTTTGCATGTTGAATCTTTGCTAAAACTTCCTCATCGTCAAACAAAACGCCTGGATAGTTCATCATTTCTGCCAAATATTTAATGTCTGAATTTTCCATCATTTTTTTGATGTCATCAGCATTAATAATGGCTCCTGCACTTTCAAAAGAAGTAGCTGGCACACAACTTGGTGCTCCAAAATTGAATTTTAACGGAACTTTTTTTCCGTTTTCAATCATAAAATCAACACCTTTTACTCCTAAAACATTGGCAATTTCATGCGGATCTGAAACTGTAGCTACAGTTCCATGTACAACTGCAATTTTAGCAAACTCAGAAGGTACTAACATTGAGCTTTCTATGTGAATATGAGCATCAATAAAACCTGGTAAAATGTAGGTTTCTATATCGTGATTAGATTCACGAATAGCAATAATTTTATCATTTTTAACCTCAACTTCTCCTTTAAAAATAGTTTTATTCTGAATATCGACAATGTTTCCTTGTACTATCATGTATTTGCTTTTACACAAAATTACAAATAATAAAAAAGGATTTTATAAATTGTAATGAGAATATTCTATTTTTGATTATGGATGAAAAACAACGCTATCAAAATTTTATCAATTGGGCTAAAAACCAACAATTTTCTTTAAAAAAATTATTCCCAACAATTCAAAAAACAGCACTTTACTCTATTGATTTAAGCATTAACAATTCCACAGTAAAAACGGAAGCCGAATTCAATAATCCTACTTATTTTGAAGCTCAATTATTGGCAATTCAAAATCAAAATCCGAAGAAAATAATTGCTGGTGGTTATTTAGAAAAACGTGCTTTATACACTTCTGATATTTACAATGCAGAAAATTCATCAGAAAAAAGAAACATTCATTTGGGTGTTGATTTTTGGTTACCAGAAAAAACTACTGTTCATGCCATTTTAGATGGCAAAATTGTATGTGCGGTTCATCAAAAAGATGTAAAAGGTTATGGCGGATTTATCATTCTAAAACATCAGTTTCAAGAAGTTGAATTTTATACTTTATATGGACATTTATCCGAAGAAAGTATTCTAAAACTTAATTTGAATGATGAAATAAAAACTGGAGAAAAAATTGGTGATTTAGGAAATTATGACGAAAATGGTGAGTGGGTTCCTCATTTACATTTTCAAGTAATTCTCTCATTATTAAACTATAAAAATGATTTTCCTGGTGTTGTTTTAGAAAGTGAACTAGAGTATTGGAAAATGATTTGTCCTAATCCTAATTTATTATTTATGAGTACTGATTTGCAATAAATTAGTCATTACTAAATGCATATTAAATTTCATTAAAATAATTAATTCTTGAATTCGTAGCAAGAATAAAAACCTTACATTTATAAAGTATAATTTTTAATCAAGATCAATTATGTCTAAAAATATATTACTGCTGCTATGCTTGGCGTTTTCGATACAAATCAATTCGCAAGAAAAACCTAAAAAATGGGATGTAAATAATCCGCATGAAGATTGGAGATACAATTCTTTTCAACTCAGTACAACAGAAGGAACTTGGATGAATCTGGACGTTTCTCCTGATGGAAAAACCATTATTTTCGATTTGTTAGGTGACATTTATAAAATGCCAATTTCTGGAGGTACAACTACTATTTTACGTTCTGGTTTGGCTTATGAAGTACAACCTAGATTTAGCCCTAATGGAAAATATATTTCGTTTACAAGCGATGCTGAAGGTGGTAATAATATTTGGGTGATGAAAGCTAATGGTAGTGATGCAAAATCGATTACCAAAGAAAAATATAGATTGTTAAATAATGCTGTTTGGACACCAGATGGAAAATCTTTAGTGGCCAGAAAACACTATACTTCGCAACGTTCTGTTGGTGCAGGAGAAATGTGGCAATATCCACTTTCTGGAGCTGCTGGTTTGCAATTAACCAAAAGAAAAAACGATCAACAAGATGTAAATGACCCATCAATTTCGCCAGATGGAAAGTATTTATATTATGCAGAAGATATGTATCCTGGAGGATTTTTTCAGTACAATAAAGATCCTAACAAACAGATTTATGTAATTAAACGTTACAATTTTGAAACTGGAGAAACTGAACAAATTACTGGTGGTCCTGGAGGTGCAGCAAGACCTGTTGTTTCTAAAGATGGTAAATTATTGGCATTTGTAAAACGTGTAAGAACAAAATCAGTTTTATACATTCACGAATTAGAAACGGGTAAAGAATGGCCTATTTACGAGAACTTAAGTAAAGACCAAAGTGAGGCTTGGGCTGTATTTGGTGTATATCCGCATTTTGCTTGGATGCCAGATAGCAAAGACATAATTATTTGGGCACAAGGTAAAATTAATCGAATAAATATTGATACAAAGCAGATTCAGAATATTCCATTTCAAGTTGATCAAGAAATTAAATTAGCAAAAACACACAGTGTAAAAAGAAAGGTTTTTGAAGAAAATTTCATATCAAAAATGATTAAAAATGTGCAAACTTCTCCTGATGAAAAAACGATAGTTTTTACGGCTTTAGGTCATATTTACAAAAAGGTGCTACCAGATGGAAAACCAACAAGAATTACAACTTTATCTGATTTTGAAGCTGAACCACATTTTTCTTCGGATGGAAATTCGGTATTATTTGTAACTTGGAATGACGAAGAATTAGGAAACATTTACCAAATAAATTTAGATGGAACCAACTTGGTAAAAATCACACAAGAAAAAGGGATTTACAGAACACCTGCTTTTAATAGTGATGATTCTAAAATTGTGTACAGAAAAGAATCTGGAAATGGAGACCAAGGTTTTGATTACACCAAAAAAACAGGAATTTACTTAGCAAATGCAGATGGAACTGACGCAAAATTGATTTCTAAAAGTGGAGAATTCCCAAGTTTTTCTGCAGATGATAAACGTATTTTCTTTCAAACTGGAGGTTCGTTTTTTGGTGGTTTAACCAAGAATTTAAAAAGTGTCGATTTAAATGGAAAAGAAGAAAGAAGTCATTTTTCATCAAAATTAGCCAACAGATTAGTACCAAGTAACGATAATAAATTTATTGCTTTTATTCATTTGCATAAATTGTATGTTGCTCCTTTTGTAAAAAACGGAAGTGAAATCAACTTAGATAACAACACCAATTCTTTTAACGTAGAAAGTTTGTCTAAAAATGCAGGAATCAATTTGCATTGGGCAAAAGACAACTCAAAAGTATTTTGGACATTGGGTGATGAATATTCATCGAAATCAGTGGTAAATAATACAACAGATCCTTTTGCAAAAACAAATTTAGCAGCAACTGATGTACCTAGTATTATAATAAATCTAACTAAAAAATCGGATGTTCCAGAAGGTAGAATCGCTTTTAAAAATGCAAGAATTATTACAATGAATGGCAATCAAGTGATTGAAGATGGAACTATCATCATCCATAAAAATAAGATTGAAAAAATTGGTAAAACTAATGATATTGATATTCCTTCTGATGCTAAGGTATACAAAATGTTAGGTAAAACCATTATGCCAGGAATTGTAGATGTTCATGCTCACGTTGGTGCTTTTAGAAACGGATTAAGCACACAAAAACACTGGCAATTTTATGCAAATTTAGCTTTCGGAGTTACCACTTCTCACGATCCTTCTGTACATACTGCAGCTGCATTTACCTTAGAAGAGTTGCAAAGAAGTGGCGATTTAGTTGGTCCTAGAATGTTTTCTACTGGTTTTATTTTATATGGAGCAGAAGGCGATTTTAAAGCAGTTGTAAACAATTTAGATGATGCACGTTTTGCAGTTGCAAGAACCAAAGCTTTTGGTGCAAAATCGATTAAAAGTTACAATCAGCCAAGAAGAGAACAGCGTCAGCAAATTATGCAAGCAGCCAGAGAATTAGGTGTAAATGTGGTACCAGAAGGTGGTTCTAATTTTTACTCAAATATGTCTATGATTTTTGATGGGCATACAGGAATTGAACATAATATACCTGTTGCACCAGTATATAAAGATGTTATATCACTCTGGAAAAATAGTGAAACTGGCTACACACCAACTCTAATTGTAAATTATGGAGGTATGAATGGAGAAATGGAATGGTATCAAAAAACTAATGTTTGGGAAAATAAAACCTTATTAAAATACACACCTAGATATGTAGTTGATTCACGTTCTAGACACAGAATTAAAATACCTGAAGAAGAATATAAAAACGGACATGTTTTAACTTCTGAAACCGTAACTGCTTTAGCAAAACAAGGTGTAAAAGTTAATTTGGGTG contains:
- a CDS encoding BlaI/MecI/CopY family transcriptional regulator, with protein sequence MQKQLTKAEEQIMQVLWNLEASSVKEIIEKLPEPKPAYNTVSTIIRILETKEFVGHKPEGRGYTYYPLIDKETYSNQSLHKLMNGYFNGSFKSLVSFFVKENNMDVTELESILKEINKK
- a CDS encoding PhnA domain-containing protein; the encoded protein is MSLQQDLEKRSGNQCELCSATNNLSIYEVKPVSTGGFDGSILACETCITQIENPEEVDVNHWRCLNDAMWSEFTPVKVTVWRMLHRLKNEGWPQDLLGMMYLEDDEIRFAKETGDHLSESEKIIHRDANGAILQSGDSVVLIKDLKVKGSSMVAKQGTAVRRISLDHENAKYIEGKVGATQIVIVTDYVKKMAEKE
- a CDS encoding FUSC family protein codes for the protein MIKAFIRHIKSIQFIKGVLVALAMAIPVFISIYFFNSMDIGFSIALGAILSAPADTSGSLKHKFYGILASIFLAFTITLLIGYFSDYLPIIIPLLIILVFSVSYISVFGFRASLISLAGLLALVLAFAYDSVEISVFQHSLFIVFGGLWYLFLTIATQLIFPQVQTDFLFVNLLEKTANFIKLRGELLVEKNDRALLLETSFKLQIEINELHETIREVILEKRSNAGFSNRIRRQQLIFSKIIEIYELAISNPINYDKFDELFNNHPEKIDEFKVLIFEISERLHHISKVILKEEKLSFNTNFDILLKKIENQIELFELQVGLPESREDVILLLNYKTYQEKQIQNLVDIVRILSNYSKNDKIRGIKNAEKFITPHDYDFKKLKGNFSIKSPIFRHSLRLTLTTLIGFIIGSFIELQQSYWILLTIIVIMRPSYSLTKERTKNRVIGTIIGAFVGVAIVLITQNTIIYALIALTSLIVGFSLVKQNYRNGAAFITLYVIFMYALIYPNILEVIQFRVYDTLIGASLAIAGNYLFWPAWEAKNIKDYLKDSTKSFSSFLKEINTYYHKKGETSVSYRLARKDAFLKVGNLNAAYQRLIQEPKSKQENSAIIYDLVSISNTFLSSLTSLGMYIRSNETGIAPEQFEIYVKHILTNLESVIDKTNNIETNNSLDAKGLKIAKKNYENHFKNLSSTRDQEIEKGIPISNEMKVALHETQLVFEQVRWLLNLSENLVKKINKI
- the ade gene encoding adenine deaminase → MIVQGNIVDIQNKTIFKGEVEVKNDKIIAIRESNHDIETYILPGFIDAHIHIESSMLVPSEFAKIAVVHGTVATVSDPHEIANVLGVKGVDFMIENGKKVPLKFNFGAPSCVPATSFESAGAIINADDIKKMMENSDIKYLAEMMNYPGVLFDDEEVLAKIQHAKNNNKPIDGHAPGLRGDDATKYIAAGISTDHECFSFDEAKEKLEKGMKVIIREGSAAKNFEALINLLPDNYEHMMFCSDDKHPDDLLLGHINQLCERAVAKGIDVFKVLQAACINPVKHYSLDVGLLQKDDFADFIVVDSLEKFNVLETYISGELVAKNGNSFVNDVDFEVLNNFNTDKKNVEDFKFESSSAKIKVIEALDGELVTNKIEVKSLIENGNLVSNTETDILKMMVVNRYKNAEPSIAFIKNFGLKEGAIASSVGHDSHNIIAIGVSDEMICKAVNLIIENRGGVCAVTSSKEKIVSLPVAGIMSDKPAKEIGEAYAELDKMAKEMGSQLRAPYMSLSFMALLVIPSLKLSDKGLFDGTSFQFTSLEID
- a CDS encoding peptidoglycan DD-metalloendopeptidase family protein, with product MDEKQRYQNFINWAKNQQFSLKKLFPTIQKTALYSIDLSINNSTVKTEAEFNNPTYFEAQLLAIQNQNPKKIIAGGYLEKRALYTSDIYNAENSSEKRNIHLGVDFWLPEKTTVHAILDGKIVCAVHQKDVKGYGGFIILKHQFQEVEFYTLYGHLSEESILKLNLNDEIKTGEKIGDLGNYDENGEWVPHLHFQVILSLLNYKNDFPGVVLESELEYWKMICPNPNLLFMSTDLQ
- a CDS encoding amidohydrolase family protein: MSKNILLLLCLAFSIQINSQEKPKKWDVNNPHEDWRYNSFQLSTTEGTWMNLDVSPDGKTIIFDLLGDIYKMPISGGTTTILRSGLAYEVQPRFSPNGKYISFTSDAEGGNNIWVMKANGSDAKSITKEKYRLLNNAVWTPDGKSLVARKHYTSQRSVGAGEMWQYPLSGAAGLQLTKRKNDQQDVNDPSISPDGKYLYYAEDMYPGGFFQYNKDPNKQIYVIKRYNFETGETEQITGGPGGAARPVVSKDGKLLAFVKRVRTKSVLYIHELETGKEWPIYENLSKDQSEAWAVFGVYPHFAWMPDSKDIIIWAQGKINRINIDTKQIQNIPFQVDQEIKLAKTHSVKRKVFEENFISKMIKNVQTSPDEKTIVFTALGHIYKKVLPDGKPTRITTLSDFEAEPHFSSDGNSVLFVTWNDEELGNIYQINLDGTNLVKITQEKGIYRTPAFNSDDSKIVYRKESGNGDQGFDYTKKTGIYLANADGTDAKLISKSGEFPSFSADDKRIFFQTGGSFFGGLTKNLKSVDLNGKEERSHFSSKLANRLVPSNDNKFIAFIHLHKLYVAPFVKNGSEINLDNNTNSFNVESLSKNAGINLHWAKDNSKVFWTLGDEYSSKSVVNNTTDPFAKTNLAATDVPSIIINLTKKSDVPEGRIAFKNARIITMNGNQVIEDGTIIIHKNKIEKIGKTNDIDIPSDAKVYKMLGKTIMPGIVDVHAHVGAFRNGLSTQKHWQFYANLAFGVTTSHDPSVHTAAAFTLEELQRSGDLVGPRMFSTGFILYGAEGDFKAVVNNLDDARFAVARTKAFGAKSIKSYNQPRREQRQQIMQAARELGVNVVPEGGSNFYSNMSMIFDGHTGIEHNIPVAPVYKDVISLWKNSETGYTPTLIVNYGGMNGEMEWYQKTNVWENKTLLKYTPRYVVDSRSRHRIKIPEEEYKNGHVLTSETVTALAKQGVKVNLGAHGQLQGLGAHWELWMLQQGGLSNHEALKAATINGANYIGVADEIGSLEKGKLADLIILENNPLEDIKNSNSVIYTMVNGRLYDVDTMNEIGNYDNKRSKFYFEMDGYNQGVPLNMHTNSFMTPSCSCH